Proteins from a single region of Juglans microcarpa x Juglans regia isolate MS1-56 chromosome 5S, Jm3101_v1.0, whole genome shotgun sequence:
- the LOC121268396 gene encoding probable glycosyltransferase STELLO1, translating to MLVQEGSTPKSPKSQIRDRNRPTLHPNRFSEAKSLDFSTWVSENLYKIFTVLLLIATVAALFFLRNVGDTASLLCFETQSKNLEKIEFPQVNWNAIAPVTDKSSPYANFRTKQWIVVSVSNYPSDSLRNLVKIRGWQVLAIGNSKTPSDWGLKGAIFLSLEQQASLGFRVVDFLPYDSYVRKTVGYLFAIQHGAKKIFDADDRGDVIDGDIGKHFDVVLVGEGARREVILQYSHDNPNRTVVNPYIHFGQRSIWPRGLPLENVGEVEHEEYYTEVFGGKQFIQQGISNGLPDVDSMFYFTRKSGLEALDIRFDEHAPKVAFPQGIMVPVNSFNTIYHSAAFWGLMLPVSISSMASDVLRGYWGQRLLWEIGGYVVVYPPTVHRNDRTEAYPFSEEKDLHVNVGRLIKFLVSWRSNEHRFFEKILQLSFAMAEEGFWTDKDVKFTAAWLQDLLAVGYRQPRLMSLELDMPRASIGQGDRKEFIPQKLPSVHLGVEETGTVNYEIANLIRWRKTFGNVVLILYCSGPVERTALEWRLLYGRVFKTVIILSGQKNPDLAVEEGQLEQLYKHLPKIFERYTSAEGFLFLQDDTILNYWNLVQADKTKLWITNKVSESWTTVSASDNSDWFSKQADFVKKVVSTMPADFQVSYKESITNVQSIGICSSEVFYIPRRFVADFVDLVNLVGSLEIHQKVAVPMFFVSMDSPQNFDPVLDTTIYKGKPPTNDSSTLYSAQVPAVHPWNVSSEQDFIKLIRIMAEGDPLLMELV from the exons ATGTTGGTCCAAGAGGGTTCAACTCCGAAATCTCCAAAATCCCAGATCAGAGACAGAAACCGTCCCACGCTCCACCCCAATCGCTTCTCGGAGGCCAAAAGCCTCGATTTCTCCACATGGGTCTCCGAGAATCTCTACAAGATCTTCACCGTCCTGCTCCTCATCGCTACCGTCGCCGCTCTATTTTTCCTCCGCAATGTCGGCGACACTGCCTCCCTTCTCTGCTTCGAAACCCAGTCCAAGAACCTCGAGAAGATCGAATTCCCACAAGTTAACTGGAATGCCATCGCGCCCGTCACCGACAAGTCCTCACCCTACGCGAATTTCAGAACCAAGCAGTGGATCGTTGTCTCAGTGTCCAATTATCCCAGTGATTCGCTCCGCAACCTCGTCAAGATCAGAGGCTGGCAAGTCCTCGCAATCGGGAACTCCAAAACACCTTCCGATTGGGGCCTAAAAGGTGCCATTTTTCTGTCTTTGGAACAGCAAGCTAGTTTGGGTTTTCGTGTTGTGGATTTTCTTCCTTATGATTCGTATGTTAGGAAGACTGTTGGATATTTGTTTGCGATCCAACACGGTGCGAAGAAAATCTTCGACGCTGATGATCGCGGTGATGTGATTGATGGGGATATAGGTAAGCATTTTGATGTAGTATTGGTTGGGGAGGGTGCTAGACGAGAGGTTATATTGCAGTATAGCCACGACAACCCAAATCGAACCGTTGTAAACCCGTATATCCATTTCGGGCAGCGATCGATTTGGCCCAGAGGGCTACCACTGGAGAACGTGGGTGAAGTTGAACATGAAGAGTATTACACTGAAGTATTTGGCGGAAAGCAGTTTATTCAGCAGGGGATCTCGAATGGGCTGCCTGATGTTGATtccatgttttattttactAGGAAATCAGGTTTGGAAGCGTTGGATATTAGGTTTGATGAGCATGCCCCAAAGGTGGCCTTCCCGCAGGGAATAATGGTGCCTGTTAATTCTTTTAATACAATTTACCATTCTGCAGCATTTTGGGGGTTGATGCTTCCTGTTTCCATTAGCTCAATGGCTTCTGATGTATTGAGAGGATATTGGGGACAAAGACTTTTGTGGGAAATTGGTGGTTATGTTGTAGTTTACCCCCCTACGGTGCATCGGAATGATAGAACTGAAGCATACCCATTTTCAGAAGAGAAGGATCTTCACGTGAATGTAGGTCGTTTAATTAAGTTCCTGGTTTCATGGAGATCAAATGAGCAtagattttttgaaaagattttGCAATTAAGTTTTGCAATGGCAGAGGAGGGGTTTTGGACTGATAAGGATGTAAAGTTTACTGCTGCCTGGCTTCAGGACTTGCTTGCAGTTGGTTACAGGCAGCCTAGATTAATGTCATTGGAATTGGATATGCCACGAGCAAGTATTGGTCAGGGGGATAGGAAAGAATTTATACCACAAAAGTTGCCATCTGTTCATCTTGGGGTTGAGGAAACTGGGACAGTGAACTATGAGATTGCGAATTTGATTCGGTGGAGGAAGACTTTTGGGAATGTTGTGCTTATTTTGTATTGCAGTGGACCTGTGGAACGTACTGCACTTGAATGGAGATTGCTTTATGGTCGAGTCTTCAAAACAGTAATTATTTTGTCAGGACAGAAGAACCCAGACCTTGCTGTTGAGGAAGGCCAATTGGAGCAGCTATACAA GCACCTGCCTAAGATTTTTGAGAGATACACTAGTGCAGaaggttttttatttcttcaggATGATACCATTCTTAATTACTGGAATCTGGTGCAGGCAGATAAGACTAAACTGTGGATCACCAATAAG GTTTCCGAGTCTTGGACTACTGTGTCAGCCAGTGACAACTCAGATTGGTTTTCAAAACAAGCAGACTTTGTAAAGAAGGTTGTTAGCACTATGCCAGCTGACTTCCAGGTCAGCTATAAGGAAAGCATAACAAATGTACAGAGCATTGGAATATGCAGTTCTGAAGTATTCTACATTCCCCGGCGCTTTGTAGCTGATTTTGTCGATCTTGTTAATCTGGTGGGCAGTCTAGAAATCCATCAAAAGGTTGCAGTACCCATGTTCTTTGTATCGATGGATTCACCGCAGAATTTTGACCCAGTGCTTGATACAACGATCTACAAGGGAAAACCACCTACAAATGATTCTTCAACCCTATATTCCGCTCAAGTACCTGCAGTGCATCCGTGGAATGTGTCAAGCGAACAAGACTTCATAAAGTTGATCAGAATAATGGCAGAAGGTGACCCTCTCCTAATGGAGTTAGTCTGA
- the LOC121268397 gene encoding magnesium-chelatase subunit ChlH, chloroplastic: MASLVSSPFTLPTSKADHLSSLSGKHYFLHSFLPKKTSQTNSSSSIKVKCAAIGNGLFTQTTPEVRRIVPDNNQGLPTVKVVYVVLEAQYQSSLTAAVQALNKNDRYASFQVVGYLVEELRDESTYKTFCKDLEDANIFIGSLIFVEELALKIKDAVEKERDRLDAVLVFPSMPEVMRLNKLGSFSMSQLGQSKSPFFQLFKRKKQSAGFAESMLKLVRTLPKVLKYLPSDKAQDARLYILSLQFWLGGSPDNLKNFLKMISGSYVPALKGTKIEYSDPVLYLDSGIWHPLAPCMYEDVKEYLNWYGTRKDANQKLKDPNAPTIGLILQRSHIVTGDESHYVAVIMELEAKGAKVIPIFAGGLDFSGPVERYLIDPITKKPFIHSAISLTGFALVGGPARQDHPRAVEALMKLDVPYIVALPLVFQTTEEWLNSTLGLHPIQVALQVALPELDGGMEPIVFAGRDPRTGKSHALHKRVEQLCTRAIRWAELKKKSKAEKKLAVTVFSFPPDKGNVGTAAYLNVFSSIFSVLKELQREGYNVEGLPETSDALIEDVIHDKEAQFSSPNLNIAYKMGVREYKSLTPYATALEENWGKPPGNLNSDGESLLVYGKQYGNVFIGVQPTFGYEGDPMRLLFSKSASPHHGFAAYYSFVEKIFKADAVLHFGTHGSLEFMPGKQVGMSDVCYPDSLIGNIPNVYYYAANNPSEATIAKRRSYANTISYLTPPAENAGLYKGLKQLSELISSYQSLKDTGRGPQIVSSIISTAKQCNLDKDVNLPDEGEEISAKERDLVVGKVYSKIMEIESRLLPCGLHVIGEPPSAMEAVATLVNIAALDRPEDGISSLPGTLAESVGRNIEEVYRGSDKGILKDVELLRQITEASRGAISAFVDRTTNKKGQVVDVADKLSSILGFGLNEPWVQYLSSTKFYRADREKLRTLFVFIGECLRLVVADNELGSLKQALEGKYVEPGPGGDPIRNPKVLPTGKNIHALDPQSIPTTAAMQSAKIVVDRLIARQKADNGGKYPETVALVLWGTDNIKTYGESLAQVLWMIGVRPIADTFGRVNRVEPVSLEELGRPRIDVVVNCSGVFRDLFINQMNLLDRAVKMVAELDEPEDQNYVRKHALEQAKSLGIGVREAATRVFSNASGSYSSNINLAVENSSWNDEKQLQDMYLSRKSFAFDCDAPGVGMTEKRKVFEMALSTAEATFQNLDSSEISLTDVSHYFDSDPTNLVQNLRKDGKKPNAYVADTTTANAQVRTLAETVRLDARTKLLNPKWYEGMMASGYEGVREIEKRLTNTVGWSATSGQVDNWVYEEANSTFIQDEEMLNRLMKTNPNSFRKLVQTFLEANGRGYWETSEQNIEKLRQLYSEVEDKIEGIDR, translated from the exons ATGGCTTCTTTAGTGTCTTCGCCATTTACATTACCTACCTCCAAAGCTGACCACCTTTCATCTCTCTCCGGGAAGCATTACTTTCTTCACTCTTTCCTCCCCAAGAAAACCAGCCAAACCAACTCAAGTTCATCCATCAAAGTGAAATGTGCTGCAATTGGCAATGGCCTTTTCACCCAGACCACCCCCGAAGTCCGTAGAATTGTCCCAGATAATAACCAGGGCCTTCCAACCGTCAAAGTCGTGTACGTAGTCTTAGAAGCACAGTATCAATCATCCCTGACGGCCGCAGTCCAAGCCCTCAACAAAAACGATAGGTACGCTTCCTTTCAAGTTGTGGGTTACTTGGTTGAGGAGCTTCGCGATGAATCAACCTATAAAACCTTCTGTAAAGACCTCGAGGACGCGAACATTTTTATTGggtctttgatttttgttgagGAGCTTGCTTTGAAGATAAAGGATGCTgtggagaaagagagggataGACTTGACGCAGTGCTGGTGTTTCCTTCAATGCCTGAGGTAATGAGGCTAAACAAACTGGGTTCGTTTAGTATGTCGCAGCTCGGGCAATCGAAGAGCCCGTTCTTCCAGCTCTTTAAGAGGAAGAAGCAGTCTGCTGGGTTTGCAGAGAGCATGTTAAAGCTTGTGAGGACTTTGCCTAAGGTTTTGAAGTATTTGCCTAGCGACAAGGCTCAGGATGCTAGGCTGTATATACTTAGCTTGCAGTTTTGGCTTGGTGGATCACCGgataatttgaagaattttttgaaaatgatttccGGGTCTTACGTACCGGCGCTGAAAGGTACTAAGATTGAATATTCAGACCCAGTTTTGTACTTGGATAGCGGGATTTGGCACCCTTTGGCTCCTTGCATGTATGAGGATGTGAAGGAGTATTTGAACTGGTATGGAACTAGAAAGGATGCTAATCAAAAGCTTAAGGATCCAAATGCACCGACAATTGGTCTGATTTTGCAAAGGAGTCACATTGTTACAGGGGATGAAAGTCACTATGTGGCTGTGATTATGGAATTGGAGGCAAAAGGAGCAAAAGTAATACCGATTTTCGCTGGTGGGCTTGACTTTTCAGGGCCAGTGGAGAGGTATTTGATCGATCCGATTACTAAGAAACCGTTTATACATTCGGCGATATCGCTGACGGGCTTTGCGCTTGTTGGGGGGCCCGCGCGGCAGGACCATCCAAGGGCTGTTGAAGCACTTATGAAGCTTGATGTGCCTTACATTGTTGCATTGCCTCTGGTATTTCAGACAACTGAGGAGTGGTTGAACAGTACTCTGGGGCTGCACCCAATCCAGGTAGCTTTGCAAGTTGCTCTGCCGGAGCTAGATGGAGGCATGGAGCCCATTGTCTTTGCCGGTCGGGATCCTAGAACAG GAAAATCACATGCTCTTCACAAGAGGGTGGAACAACTATGCACTAGAGCAATCAGATGGGCCGAACTGAAGAAGAAATCAAAG GCAGAGAAGAAGCTAGCGGTAACTGTCTTCAGTTTTCCTCCGGACAAGGGAAATGTAGGAACAGCTGCTTACCTTAATGTCTTCTCCTCCATCTTCTCCGTTCTGAAAGAACTCCAAAGAGAAGGTTACAATGTCGAAGGCCTGCCAGAGACTTCAGACGCCTTAATCGAAGATGTAATTCATGACAAAGAGGCTCAATTCAGCAGCCCAAACCTAAACATTGCTTACAAGATGGGTGTCCGTGAATACAAAAGCCTGACTCCCTACGCCACAGCATTGGAGGAGAACTGGGGAAAACCACCAGGGAATCTGAACTCTGATGGAGAAAGTCTCTTGGTATATGGAAAACAGTATGGCAATGTCTTCATTGGTGTTCAGCCCACATTTGGCTATGAGGGTGATCCTATGCGGCTATTGTTCTCCAAATCAGCTAGCCCACATCATGGCTTTGCAGCATACTACTcttttgttgagaaaattttcaaaGCTGATGCTGTTCTTCATTTTGGCACTCATGGATCTCTTGAATTCATGCCTGGAAAACAGGTGGGAATGAGTGATGTCTGCTACCCTGACAGTCTGATTGGGAACATTCCAAATGTCTATTACTATGCAGCTAATAACCCATCCGAAGCAACCATAGCCAAGCGCCGGAGCTATGCCAATACCATTAGCTATCTGACTCCTCCAGCAGAAAATGCTGGGCTTTACAAGGGCCTTAAGCAGTTAAGTGAGCTCATCTCCTCATACCAATCCCTTAAAGACACTGGCCGAGGGCCACAAATTGTCAGCTCAATCATCAGCACAGCTAAACAATGTAATCTTGACAAGGATGTGAATCTACCGGATGAGGGAGAGGAAATATCGGCAAAAGAACGAGATCTTGTGGTTGGAAAAGTATACTCTAAGATCATGGAGATTGAATCTCGCCTTTTGCCTTGTGGGCTCCACGTCATTGGTGAGCCTCCATCGGCCATGGAAGCAGTTGCGACGCTTGTTAACATTGCTGCATTAGACCGTCCTGAAGATGGAATTTCATCTCTCCCAGGTACACTAGCTGAGTCTGTAGGAAGAAATATAGAGGAGGTTTATAGAGGGAGTGACAAGGGAATACTGAAGGATGTAGAGCTTCTTCGGCAAATAACAGAGGCATCACGTGGAGCGATTTCTGCCTTTGTGGATCGAACAACTAATAAGAAGGGCCAAGTTGTTGATGTGGCTGATAAACTGAGCTCAATCCTTGGCTTCGGTCTTAATGAACCATGGGTTCAGTACTTGTCAAGCACGAAATTTTACCGGGCTGATAGGGAAAAACTTAGAAcattgtttgttttcataggAGAGTGTTTGAGGCTGGTTGTGGCTGATAATGAGTTGGGAAGTTTGAAGCAAGCATTAGAAGGAAAGTATGTGGAGCCGGGGCCTGGTGGTGACCCGATCAGAAACCCTAAAGTGTTGCCAACAGGGAAAAATATTCATGCACTCGATCCACAATCCATTCCCACAACAGCAGCTATGCAGAGTGCCAAAATCGTGGTGGATAGGCTGATTGCGAGGCAGAAGGCTGACAATGGGGGAAAGTATCCTGAGACAGTTGCACTTGTATTGTGGGGAACAGATAATATTAAGACTTATGGTGAGTCCTTGGCTCAGGTGCTGTGGATGATTGGTGTGAGGCCAATTGCTGATACATTTGGTCGGGTAAACCGGGTGGAACCAGTAAGTCTTGAAGAGCTTGGAAGGCCTAGGATTGATGTTGTTGTTAATTGCTCTGGAGTGTTCAGAGATCTCTTTATCAATCAG ATGAATCTCCTCGACCGGGCAGTAAAGATGGTAGCTGAACTAGACGAGCCGGAAGACCAAAACTATGTCAGGAAGCACGCACTCGAACAAGCCAAAAGCCTAGGAATTGGGGTTCGAGAAGCTGCAACTCGGGTCTTCTCCAATGCCTCGGGATCCTACTCCTCTAATATAAATCTTGCTGTGGAAAATTCTTCGTGGAATGATGAGAAGCAGCTCCAGGATATGTACTTGAGCCGAAAGTCCTTTGCTTTTGATTGTGATGCCCCTGGTGTAGGCATGACTGAGAAAAGAAAAGTCTTTGAGATGGCTCTGAGCACAGCTGAGGCCACGTTCCAAAATCTCGACTCCTCAGAAATCTCACTCACTGATGTGAGTCACTACTTCGACTCAGACCCAACTAATCTTGTACAGAACCTAAGGAAAGATGGAAAGAAGCCTAATGCATACGTAGCTGACACCACCACAGCTAATGCCCAG GTACGTACACTTGCTGAGACTGTGCGTCTTGATGCACGAACCAAGTTGTTGAACCCCAAGTGGTATGAAGGAATGATGGCTAGCGGGTACGAGGGAGTTCGTGAAATTGAGAAGAGGCTTACAAATACAGTTGGGTGGAGTGCAACTTCTGGCCAAGTTGACAATTGGGTCTATGAAGAGGCCAACTCTACTTTCATTCAAGATGAAGAGATGTTGAATAGGCTGATGAAGACAAATCCAAATTCCTTCAGGAAGTTGGTGCAGACTTTCCTGGAGGCCAATGGACGTGGGTACTGGGAGACTTCTGAACAGAATATTGAGAAGTTAAGGCAGTTGTACTCAGAAGTTGAAGACAAAATTGAAGGGATTGATCGATAA